The following coding sequences lie in one Sphingobium sp. KCTC 72723 genomic window:
- the otsB gene encoding trehalose-phosphatase produces MLTGAALFLDFDGTLTPIVDTPDDVDVGPDLIAMLLALRAKLDGRLAIVSGRSVATLRDLGFGDFLLAGTHGLEFARPGEAAQAPPRLPAIDAVEAAFHAFIADKPGLLVERKTISVGLHFRRAPEWGEAAGALAATLAAQHGLTIQHGKMLYELRPGGADKGSAVTALMKQSPMAGGVPVFIGDDVTDEEGFAVAADLGGAGILVGPQRSTLASFSLEQVAAVRHYLAEGAASPR; encoded by the coding sequence CTGCTGACCGGCGCGGCACTGTTCCTCGATTTCGACGGAACGCTGACGCCGATCGTCGATACGCCGGACGATGTCGATGTCGGGCCGGACCTGATCGCGATGCTCTTGGCGTTGCGGGCGAAGCTGGACGGGCGGCTGGCGATCGTCAGCGGCCGGTCGGTGGCGACGCTGCGCGATCTGGGCTTTGGCGATTTTCTGTTGGCAGGCACCCATGGGCTGGAGTTTGCGCGGCCCGGCGAGGCCGCGCAAGCACCGCCGCGCCTGCCCGCGATCGACGCAGTGGAGGCGGCCTTCCACGCCTTTATCGCCGACAAGCCGGGCCTGTTGGTCGAGCGCAAGACGATCAGCGTGGGCCTGCATTTCCGGCGCGCGCCGGAGTGGGGCGAGGCGGCGGGCGCGCTGGCCGCTACGCTGGCGGCGCAACATGGCCTGACGATCCAGCATGGCAAGATGCTGTATGAACTGCGCCCCGGCGGCGCGGACAAGGGCAGCGCGGTCACGGCGCTGATGAAGCAATCGCCCATGGCGGGCGGGGTGCCGGTGTTCATCGGCGACGATGTGACGGATGAGGAAGGCTTCGCGGTTGCGGCCGACCTTGGCGGGGCGGGCATATTGGTCGGGCCGCAACGATCGACGCTGGCGTCATTCTCTTTGGAACAGGTTGCCGCCGTCAGGCATTATCTGGCTGAGGGGGCTGCAAGTCCGCGCTGA
- a CDS encoding CcdB family protein: MARFDLYRLGDVLVIDCQADVLNHVSRRVVVPLVAPDEVPAPIARLHPLLQVDRQTYVMATHQIASVPVRFLGKPVGSVREHQDNIAAALEMLLIGF, translated from the coding sequence ATGGCACGGTTCGACCTCTATCGACTGGGTGACGTGCTGGTCATTGATTGCCAGGCCGATGTGCTCAATCATGTGTCGCGGCGCGTCGTCGTGCCATTAGTCGCCCCTGATGAAGTGCCTGCGCCGATCGCGCGATTGCATCCATTGCTGCAAGTTGATCGCCAAACCTATGTCATGGCCACTCACCAGATCGCTTCGGTCCCCGTCCGGTTCCTGGGCAAGCCGGTCGGCTCCGTTCGGGAACATCAGGACAATATTGCTGCGGCATTGGAGATGCTTCTGATCGGCTTCTGA
- a CDS encoding type II toxin-antitoxin system CcdA family antitoxin — protein MTRHDRTGFKTRKATNLSLDSALVEDARALGINLSRACEEGLRKEIAAERGRQWQEENAEAIAAWNIYDSEHGSPLDQYRAF, from the coding sequence ATGACCCGCCATGATCGTACCGGCTTCAAAACCCGCAAGGCGACCAACCTGTCACTGGACAGCGCATTGGTGGAGGACGCCCGCGCACTCGGCATAAACCTTTCGCGCGCCTGCGAGGAAGGATTGCGCAAGGAAATAGCGGCGGAACGCGGTCGCCAGTGGCAGGAAGAGAATGCAGAGGCGATAGCGGCATGGAATATCTATGATAGCGAACATGGTTCGCCGCTCGATCAATATCGGGCCTTTTAA